A window of the Bacillota bacterium genome harbors these coding sequences:
- a CDS encoding branched-chain amino acid ABC transporter permease: protein MRPAKKETVNGRAFPSTGGVAGKPAGRQAERPGSRDVLEFLIIGGCFVALAPLLRAHRVTDFMIFCIFTLSFDLLYGYMGRLSFGHLLFLGAGAYGAGLFLRHVTSNPLLAILLGMSVACLLAMIVGLVTVRATGACFALINLAFNQTGWFLVMSPLRKVTGGQDGFGVEAARLGWIDFGDAAFRFWFVLVILLLMFFLLKRLMRSPYGILVRSIKEDETRVRFLGYNTYLYKWITFVISASVAGLSGALTALNYGYVNPNTMDVHKNVGAVFACLIGGAGHLYGALVGGVVYMIISNFLPVYIRRWEMFLGAALLVVVFRFRRGIWGSLEPCLSRAAAGGRLRTPPDKGALVK, encoded by the coding sequence TTGAGACCTGCAAAGAAGGAGACAGTGAACGGGCGTGCCTTCCCAAGCACGGGCGGTGTTGCCGGGAAACCTGCGGGGCGACAGGCGGAAAGGCCGGGCAGCCGGGATGTGCTCGAATTCCTGATCATTGGCGGCTGCTTCGTCGCGCTCGCTCCTCTCTTGCGCGCGCACCGAGTCACGGACTTTATGATCTTTTGTATCTTCACCCTGTCCTTCGACCTGTTGTACGGATACATGGGTAGACTCTCTTTCGGACACCTGCTCTTCCTTGGCGCAGGTGCGTACGGTGCCGGGCTTTTCCTCAGGCACGTCACCTCGAATCCTCTTCTTGCAATACTCCTGGGGATGAGCGTTGCGTGCCTGCTCGCAATGATCGTGGGACTCGTCACGGTGCGCGCCACGGGGGCGTGCTTCGCCCTCATCAACCTTGCCTTCAACCAGACCGGCTGGTTCCTCGTGATGTCCCCACTACGGAAGGTGACAGGCGGCCAGGACGGGTTCGGGGTCGAAGCGGCGCGTCTCGGCTGGATCGATTTCGGCGACGCAGCCTTCCGGTTCTGGTTCGTCCTTGTGATTTTGCTCTTGATGTTCTTCCTGCTCAAGCGGCTTATGAGGTCTCCATACGGAATCTTGGTGCGTTCGATCAAGGAAGACGAAACGCGTGTGAGGTTCCTCGGATACAACACCTACCTATACAAGTGGATCACTTTCGTGATCTCCGCGTCCGTGGCTGGCCTTTCCGGCGCCTTGACCGCCCTGAACTATGGCTATGTGAACCCGAACACGATGGACGTGCACAAGAACGTCGGCGCCGTGTTCGCATGTCTCATAGGCGGCGCGGGCCATCTATACGGAGCGCTCGTGGGCGGCGTCGTCTACATGATCATCAGCAACTTCCTGCCCGTATACATCCGACGGTGGGAGATGTTTCTGGGAGCGGCATTGCTGGTTGTGGTGTTCCGGTTCAGAAGGGGGATCTGGGGGAGCCTAGAACCATGTCTGTCACGGGCAGCCGCCGGTGGAAGACTTCGCACCCCTCCCGATAAGGGGGCCCTTGTGAAATGA
- a CDS encoding branched-chain amino acid ABC transporter permease — translation MIYTLMYGLTIGAILYFISVGLSLTFGTMRVTNFAHTITYTIGVYLLIALVQQAKVSYLWAAVLSVLAVVPLGYLIERFIIRRLYGESLDYTFIATFAVSLIGVDVVKWMWGVQPKALGDPIRKYVDLVGFPFPVYRLLIVIIAILLFLALQILMKRTMVGKIILAALEDRERVRCLGIKLDKYFSFAFILGSALAALGGVLYAPLTSVHPYMGTTILLLCFAVVIVGGMGNLKGTFLAAFALGMVIAVTARYWPPGAETMVFVVMAIVLMLRPIDV, via the coding sequence ATGATCTACACGCTCATGTATGGGTTGACGATCGGCGCAATACTGTACTTCATTTCCGTCGGCCTTTCTCTCACGTTCGGCACCATGAGGGTGACGAACTTCGCCCACACGATCACCTACACCATAGGCGTGTACCTTCTCATTGCCCTCGTTCAGCAGGCGAAGGTGTCGTACCTCTGGGCGGCGGTGCTCTCGGTTCTTGCGGTCGTGCCGCTGGGTTACTTGATCGAGCGCTTCATCATCCGCCGGCTCTACGGGGAATCGCTGGACTATACGTTCATCGCGACCTTCGCCGTCTCGCTCATAGGTGTGGACGTGGTCAAGTGGATGTGGGGTGTCCAGCCCAAGGCGCTCGGGGATCCGATAAGGAAATACGTAGATCTGGTCGGTTTTCCCTTTCCGGTATACCGCCTCCTCATCGTGATCATCGCGATCTTGCTGTTCTTGGCCTTACAGATCTTGATGAAGAGAACGATGGTCGGCAAGATCATCCTCGCGGCGCTCGAAGATCGGGAGAGAGTACGTTGCCTAGGCATAAAGCTTGATAAGTACTTCTCGTTTGCCTTCATCTTGGGCAGCGCGTTGGCGGCGCTCGGAGGAGTGCTGTATGCCCCGCTCACCTCGGTCCACCCGTACATGGGGACCACGATCTTGCTGCTGTGCTTCGCCGTAGTGATAGTAGGCGGTATGGGTAACCTCAAGGGGACGTTTCTAGCCGCATTCGCTCTCGGAATGGTCATAGCCGTCACGGCACGGTACTGGCCTCCTGGCGCGGAGACCATGGTTTTCGTGGTCATGGCGATCGTTCTGATGTTGCGCCCCATCGATGTGTGA
- a CDS encoding sugar ABC transporter substrate-binding protein, which translates to MSRLKKIVWLLVTVLLGSLVFAWAAPAAELPKKIVVGWTPPDITGVFKTATDYFEKAAADARKHGINVEIIAQAPASHTAFADQVSIIEDFIQRRVNVIAISPIEVEVIKPAVKEANKAGIPVIIVNLLEPIEGIDVASYIGFDNTVAGMISGYAVLDYFGGPGVLGTGRKVDVKPGTYLDLKWWQDLYATVTAQEKAAIQARGAIIEGIAGGFFSVARLKGFHSVVDAYPGIKIVGTLPADWNREKGIRAAEDFLSSNPPGTLNFIWAASNEMGLGAMLAVEAAGRQKEVKVFTNDGTPESVDRIREERLIAETWHGFPEWGWYGTKFAVMLALGQEVPKIFDIRPRTEYKNNADDFYPVPKLEPIDWEAIKAKAK; encoded by the coding sequence ATGTCACGCCTGAAGAAGATTGTGTGGCTCCTGGTAACGGTTCTGCTCGGGTCTCTCGTGTTTGCGTGGGCGGCTCCTGCAGCGGAGCTTCCGAAGAAGATCGTGGTTGGCTGGACGCCACCCGACATAACCGGCGTGTTCAAGACGGCCACGGATTACTTCGAGAAGGCCGCTGCGGACGCAAGGAAACATGGAATCAACGTGGAAATCATCGCACAAGCTCCCGCAAGCCACACTGCATTCGCCGACCAAGTATCCATCATCGAAGACTTCATCCAGAGACGTGTCAACGTGATCGCCATCTCGCCGATAGAAGTGGAGGTCATCAAGCCGGCTGTCAAGGAAGCGAACAAAGCCGGGATACCCGTGATAATCGTGAACCTCCTCGAACCTATTGAAGGAATAGACGTGGCGTCATACATAGGATTCGATAACACGGTGGCCGGCATGATATCCGGATACGCCGTTCTGGACTACTTCGGCGGCCCAGGGGTCTTGGGAACCGGGAGAAAGGTAGACGTAAAGCCCGGCACCTATCTCGATCTGAAGTGGTGGCAGGATCTGTACGCGACGGTCACAGCCCAGGAGAAGGCCGCTATACAGGCTCGCGGCGCTATAATCGAGGGCATAGCGGGAGGCTTCTTCTCGGTCGCGAGGCTAAAGGGCTTCCACAGCGTAGTGGACGCGTATCCTGGGATCAAGATCGTGGGAACGCTTCCCGCCGATTGGAACCGCGAGAAGGGAATACGGGCTGCTGAGGACTTCCTGTCCTCCAATCCGCCAGGGACCCTGAATTTCATATGGGCCGCTTCCAACGAAATGGGCCTCGGCGCGATGCTGGCGGTCGAGGCGGCGGGCAGACAGAAGGAGGTCAAAGTCTTCACCAACGACGGCACTCCGGAGTCTGTCGACAGAATCCGCGAGGAGAGGCTCATCGCTGAGACCTGGCACGGCTTCCCCGAGTGGGGCTGGTACGGAACGAAATTCGCCGTGATGCTCGCGCTTGGCCAGGAAGTGCCGAAGATATTCGACATCAGGCCCAGAACCGAGTACAAGAACAACGCGGATGACTTCTATCCCGTTCCCAAGCTAGAGCCGATCGACTGGGAGGCCATCAAGGCGAAGGCCAAGTAA
- a CDS encoding sugar ABC transporter ATP-binding protein, whose product MAQVPILEMEGITKEFPGVRALDRVDFQLFQGEVHALLGENGAGKSTMVKILSGSLNKDSGRVILRGREVEIGSPSRARTLGIGMVYQELSLVSSLSVAENIFLGRWPRQRSGTIDWKRLHAMTRTELGKLGLDVDPRIRVGLLSVAEQQLVEIAKVVSQNVYILLLDEPTSALSDRERERLFNLIRSLKSDGMSIIYISHRLAEVLEIADRITVLRDGRKVGTVSVDEAPEDRLVTMMVGRSLSEQFPKTAVPVGAPVLEVKGMTVAGALRGLSFEVRRGEIVGVFGLMGSGRTTLARALFGLERVESGEVYIDGSRARIGSPMDAIRLGIGYLTEDRRQGLVPCMSIPPNVTLSSLRDFSRFSFLKRRLEEETAERFVRDLRIRTPSLKQKVARLSGGNQQKVVLSKWMCRKSKLIIFDEPTRGIDVAAKAEVFQFMNGLAQQGIGVLMISSELPELLGMCDRILVMRGGKFVAEFQASCATQEQLLKTASGIGG is encoded by the coding sequence ATGGCCCAGGTTCCTATCTTGGAGATGGAAGGCATCACAAAGGAGTTTCCGGGCGTGAGGGCGCTCGATCGCGTGGATTTCCAATTGTTTCAAGGGGAGGTCCACGCCTTGCTGGGCGAAAACGGCGCCGGAAAATCCACGATGGTCAAGATTCTGAGCGGGTCTCTCAACAAGGACTCGGGGCGGGTCATCCTCCGAGGGAGGGAAGTGGAAATCGGGAGCCCTTCCCGCGCTCGGACCCTCGGGATCGGCATGGTGTACCAGGAGCTCAGCCTCGTCTCGAGCTTGAGTGTGGCCGAGAACATATTCCTGGGGAGATGGCCGCGGCAAAGGTCGGGGACGATAGACTGGAAGCGGCTCCACGCGATGACCCGAACGGAGCTGGGGAAGCTCGGGCTCGACGTAGACCCCAGAATCAGGGTGGGTCTTCTGAGCGTAGCTGAACAGCAGCTCGTGGAGATAGCGAAAGTGGTTTCCCAGAACGTGTACATCCTGCTGCTCGACGAGCCCACCTCGGCCTTGTCGGACAGGGAAAGGGAGCGGTTGTTCAACCTAATAAGGTCTCTGAAGAGCGATGGCATGTCCATCATCTACATCTCCCACAGGCTTGCCGAGGTCTTGGAGATCGCGGATAGGATAACGGTTCTGAGGGACGGGCGCAAGGTGGGGACCGTTTCCGTGGACGAAGCTCCGGAGGACCGTCTCGTGACGATGATGGTGGGACGGAGCCTTAGCGAGCAGTTTCCGAAGACGGCAGTCCCTGTCGGCGCGCCGGTCCTCGAGGTCAAGGGCATGACAGTCGCCGGGGCTCTACGCGGTCTGAGCTTTGAGGTCAGGCGCGGAGAGATCGTGGGCGTATTCGGCCTGATGGGCTCGGGAAGGACCACGCTTGCGCGCGCGCTGTTCGGCCTCGAGCGGGTCGAGTCTGGCGAAGTATACATAGACGGCTCGAGAGCGAGGATAGGTTCTCCGATGGACGCCATTCGCCTGGGCATCGGGTACCTCACCGAAGACAGGAGGCAGGGGCTGGTGCCATGCATGTCCATCCCCCCCAACGTCACTCTGTCCAGCCTGAGGGATTTCTCCCGATTCTCGTTCCTGAAGCGGAGGCTCGAGGAAGAGACCGCGGAGCGGTTCGTCAGGGACCTGAGAATACGAACCCCAAGTCTCAAGCAAAAGGTGGCGCGCCTGAGCGGCGGAAACCAGCAGAAGGTAGTGTTGTCGAAATGGATGTGCAGGAAATCCAAGCTCATCATATTCGACGAACCTACGAGGGGTATAGACGTCGCTGCCAAGGCGGAAGTGTTCCAGTTCATGAACGGATTGGCGCAGCAGGGCATAGGTGTTCTGATGATTTCCTCCGAGCTGCCCGAGCTGCTCGGCATGTGTGACAGGATCTTGGTGATGCGGGGAGGCAAGTTCGTGGCCGAGTTCCAGGCGTCTTGCGCCACGCAAGAGCAGTTGCTCAAGACGGCCAGCGGAATAGGGGGATGA
- a CDS encoding ABC transporter permease, translated as MKDVRSRSSATGFTSSDAAVSDAKAASRRVLRGTLGASLLRGGPIIALLLLSAYLSFASPYFLTANNLVNVARQVSINVILAVGQTMVIISGGIDLSVGALLALSASFGAVAMTYWGLNMWVGIVLALLVGTTAGLVNGVIITRGKIPDFIATLGMLSTARGVALILTGGLPVPSHLTATTLKAYLPARLIWIGSGDVLGVPVPALVALIIAVIGWAITTRTVLGRSAYAIGGNREAARVSGINIEVTKICIYGIMGAMAAVAGLVLTGRLNSANALMAEGAELQSIAAVVIGGTNLFGGEGTIVGTVIGAVIMGILANGLNLLNVSAFWQRVVMGMVIVSVVVFDQWRRRAFETY; from the coding sequence TTGAAGGATGTTAGATCGAGAAGCTCAGCCACGGGGTTCACATCGTCCGACGCCGCCGTCTCGGACGCGAAGGCGGCATCGAGACGGGTCCTTCGCGGCACGCTCGGCGCCAGCTTGCTCCGGGGTGGGCCGATTATCGCGTTGTTGCTCCTTTCTGCGTACCTCTCGTTTGCCAGCCCTTACTTCCTTACGGCGAACAACCTGGTGAACGTGGCTCGCCAGGTCTCGATCAACGTCATTCTGGCAGTCGGGCAGACGATGGTGATCATCTCGGGAGGAATAGATCTGTCCGTGGGCGCGTTGCTTGCCCTCTCGGCCTCGTTCGGAGCCGTGGCCATGACGTACTGGGGCCTGAACATGTGGGTTGGCATCGTTCTGGCGTTGCTCGTGGGGACCACGGCCGGCCTCGTCAACGGCGTCATCATAACCCGGGGCAAGATACCGGACTTCATCGCCACACTCGGCATGCTCTCCACCGCAAGAGGGGTAGCTCTCATCCTGACGGGAGGCCTGCCCGTGCCTTCCCACCTCACCGCCACCACTCTCAAAGCGTACTTGCCTGCGCGACTCATATGGATAGGAAGCGGCGACGTACTCGGCGTACCAGTCCCGGCTTTGGTCGCTCTCATAATCGCCGTGATCGGTTGGGCGATAACGACGCGCACAGTCTTGGGCAGGTCAGCCTACGCCATAGGGGGAAATAGAGAGGCGGCTAGGGTATCGGGCATCAATATAGAGGTGACCAAGATCTGCATATACGGAATCATGGGGGCGATGGCTGCCGTGGCGGGCCTGGTGCTGACAGGTCGCCTCAATTCCGCCAACGCCCTCATGGCTGAAGGGGCGGAGCTACAGTCAATCGCCGCGGTCGTGATCGGGGGCACCAACCTCTTCGGAGGCGAGGGCACGATCGTAGGCACGGTCATAGGCGCCGTGATCATGGGAATCCTCGCAAACGGCCTGAACCTCCTCAACGTATCTGCGTTCTGGCAGCGGGTAGTCATGGGGATGGTTATCGTGTCCGTTGTCGTGTTCGACCAGTGGAGGAGGAGGGCCTTCGAGACTTACTGA
- the eda gene encoding bifunctional 4-hydroxy-2-oxoglutarate aldolase/2-dehydro-3-deoxy-phosphogluconate aldolase, producing MIQTGVVAVIRAQSAESLMDVVAALRRGGLRAVEITMTTPDAIDVIRQTSRKFGDDVLVGVGSVLDPETARLAILAGAQFVVGPVLNKDVIATCRRYSKVAVPGAFTPTEILAAWEAGADVVKVFPATKLGPAYLKDVKGPLPQVLLTPTGGIDLSNAGEFIKAGACFLGVGTAMVDKSLVAEGRWDELAERARLFLDAVAQARV from the coding sequence ATGATCCAAACGGGCGTGGTGGCAGTCATACGGGCGCAGAGCGCGGAGTCGCTCATGGACGTGGTGGCGGCGCTGCGCCGGGGAGGGCTCAGGGCGGTCGAGATCACGATGACCACCCCCGACGCGATAGACGTGATACGCCAGACGAGCAGGAAGTTCGGTGACGACGTGCTCGTTGGAGTGGGCTCGGTCCTCGACCCCGAAACCGCGAGGCTCGCGATTCTCGCAGGGGCTCAGTTCGTGGTCGGTCCCGTCCTGAACAAGGACGTGATAGCCACGTGCAGGCGATACAGCAAGGTGGCAGTGCCCGGTGCCTTCACGCCCACCGAGATCCTCGCGGCCTGGGAGGCGGGGGCGGACGTTGTGAAAGTGTTCCCAGCCACCAAACTCGGACCCGCGTACCTCAAGGATGTCAAGGGACCCCTTCCGCAGGTGCTCCTCACTCCGACGGGAGGGATAGACCTCAGCAATGCTGGGGAGTTCATCAAGGCCGGGGCGTGCTTCCTCGGGGTCGGGACCGCGATGGTGGACAAGAGCCTTGTGGCCGAAGGGAGATGGGATGAACTCGCCGAGAGGGCGAGACTGTTCCTGGACGCCGTGGCGCAAGCGCGCGTCTGA
- a CDS encoding LacI family transcriptional regulator has translation MRWIGLGPTIRDVARVAGVSKSTVSRVLNADPNVAEETRCAVFAAIKEIGYTRNALARGLNTRRTGTIGLIMSDITNPFHAEVARGVEDLASDFDSNVILCNTDGRPKKEAAYIDLLVEKRVDGIIFTSVKAGESDMSNLRSKRIPFVFAGRTLPDVEADSVVVDNVLGGFQAATHLVRLGHQRVAYLAGPSHVSASADRYEGYCQALRRAGVELDPQLVVEGDFKQEGGYRAMSTLLDRAPGVTAVFAANDYMAMGALEAIYERGFRVPEDIAVVGFDDIPFARLHLVQLTTVAQPKYDIGAIAARMLFERIEGKVGDEQQPRRVVLPPRLVVRRTCGEYHRREGAGETGGQSRSGELSPGEAQTATT, from the coding sequence ATGAGGTGGATTGGCTTGGGCCCAACAATTCGTGACGTCGCCAGGGTGGCCGGCGTGTCCAAATCGACCGTGTCACGCGTCTTGAACGCCGACCCCAACGTCGCCGAAGAGACCAGGTGCGCGGTGTTCGCGGCGATAAAGGAGATAGGTTACACGCGCAACGCGCTCGCGCGGGGACTGAATACGCGGAGAACGGGCACGATCGGCCTCATCATGTCGGACATTACCAACCCGTTCCACGCAGAGGTGGCGCGAGGTGTGGAGGACCTCGCCTCGGACTTCGACAGCAACGTCATCTTGTGCAATACCGACGGCAGGCCGAAGAAGGAGGCCGCCTACATAGACCTCCTCGTAGAGAAGAGGGTCGACGGGATCATCTTCACGTCCGTCAAAGCGGGCGAAAGCGATATGAGCAATCTGCGTTCGAAACGGATCCCCTTCGTGTTCGCCGGCCGCACACTGCCTGATGTAGAGGCAGACAGCGTGGTCGTGGACAATGTGCTCGGGGGGTTCCAGGCCGCGACCCATCTTGTAAGGCTCGGCCACCAGAGAGTAGCTTACCTGGCGGGTCCCTCCCACGTATCCGCCAGCGCAGACAGGTACGAAGGGTACTGCCAAGCACTCCGCCGGGCAGGCGTGGAGCTCGACCCGCAGCTCGTCGTGGAAGGGGATTTCAAGCAAGAGGGCGGGTACCGTGCGATGAGCACGCTCTTGGACCGCGCACCTGGTGTCACGGCCGTGTTCGCCGCCAACGACTACATGGCCATGGGCGCGCTCGAGGCGATCTACGAGCGTGGCTTCAGGGTGCCCGAAGACATCGCCGTGGTGGGATTCGACGACATCCCGTTCGCCCGTCTTCATCTCGTGCAGCTTACTACGGTCGCCCAGCCCAAGTATGATATCGGCGCGATAGCCGCGCGCATGCTGTTCGAACGCATCGAGGGGAAGGTCGGCGACGAGCAGCAACCGCGCCGTGTGGTCCTCCCTCCGCGCTTGGTGGTGCGCAGGACGTGCGGAGAGTATCACCGCCGCGAAGGCGCGGGGGAGACGGGCGGACAGTCTCGCTCCGGTGAGCTTTCGCCGGGTGAGGCGCAGACCGCGACGACGTAG
- a CDS encoding alcohol dehydrogenase catalytic domain-containing protein, which yields MKAVVLSCDWQPRPGFKLGAKDIDGKLTYLGSKVWRNPRLQVVEKDVPKPGPTEVLVKVKACGICGSDVHMAQADEEGYIFYPGLTAFPCTLGHEFSGVVVEAGKNAINKRTRKPFEPGEAVCSEEMLWCGSCRPCADGYPNQCEALQELGFSCDGAFAEYITVDARYVWSIEELRERYAGDDVFVAGALVEPTSVAYTAVIDVTGGIRPGDNVVICGGGPIGLAAVAIMKRAGAARVILSEPSKRRAELGKKMGADYVINPVEQDFTEAVLELTRGMGANLYLEATGLPAAVWPGIEQAIWEGKTIEATVSIVARADAKIPVTGEVFQVRRARIVGSQGHSGHGTFPRVISSIASGMDVLPLVTKRISMDEVPENIIRLQTDRSECKITALI from the coding sequence ATGAAAGCGGTGGTTCTGTCCTGTGATTGGCAGCCTAGGCCAGGTTTCAAGCTCGGGGCGAAGGACATCGACGGAAAGCTGACATACTTGGGGAGCAAGGTGTGGCGGAACCCCAGACTTCAAGTCGTGGAGAAGGACGTCCCGAAGCCTGGCCCCACCGAGGTCTTGGTGAAGGTGAAGGCCTGCGGTATCTGCGGAAGCGACGTCCACATGGCTCAGGCGGATGAAGAGGGCTACATTTTCTATCCGGGTCTCACCGCGTTCCCGTGTACGCTGGGGCACGAGTTCTCCGGCGTGGTGGTCGAGGCGGGGAAGAACGCCATAAACAAGCGGACGCGCAAACCCTTCGAGCCCGGCGAGGCGGTCTGCTCCGAGGAGATGCTCTGGTGTGGTTCGTGCCGCCCGTGCGCTGACGGGTATCCAAACCAGTGCGAGGCCCTTCAAGAGCTCGGGTTCAGCTGCGACGGAGCGTTCGCTGAGTACATCACGGTGGATGCGAGGTACGTTTGGAGCATCGAGGAGCTGAGAGAGAGGTACGCCGGCGACGACGTATTCGTGGCGGGGGCCCTTGTAGAGCCCACATCTGTGGCGTATACGGCCGTCATCGACGTCACGGGCGGGATCCGGCCCGGCGACAACGTCGTGATATGCGGGGGCGGGCCCATCGGACTCGCGGCTGTGGCGATAATGAAGCGCGCGGGCGCGGCTAGGGTCATACTTTCGGAGCCGTCGAAGCGCCGCGCGGAGCTAGGTAAGAAGATGGGCGCAGACTACGTAATCAACCCTGTCGAGCAGGACTTCACCGAAGCGGTGCTGGAGCTCACCCGTGGCATGGGCGCGAACCTTTACCTCGAGGCCACAGGCCTTCCGGCCGCCGTATGGCCAGGCATCGAGCAGGCGATATGGGAAGGGAAGACGATAGAGGCCACGGTGTCCATCGTAGCGCGCGCTGACGCCAAGATCCCGGTGACCGGAGAGGTCTTCCAGGTGAGGCGGGCGCGCATAGTAGGATCCCAGGGTCATTCGGGTCATGGGACGTTCCCGAGGGTCATAAGCTCGATCGCGTCGGGCATGGATGTCCTGCCGCTCGTTACCAAGAGGATCTCCATGGACGAGGTGCCGGAGAACATCATAAGGCTTCAGACGGATAGGAGCGAATGCAAGATAACCGCTCTCATCTAG
- a CDS encoding zinc-dependent alcohol dehydrogenase family protein codes for MEDKTMLAAVFEGDGKLAVREVPVPTIRKDDEVLLRVDAASICGTDVHILEVPPGHPATPGSILGHEYVGTVLEVGTGVAGLREGDRVVVDPNLTCGRCRYCRMGMPNMCENMTTLGIFMDGGFATYNVAPAQALHKISKAVPPDAAVFAEPLSCVVNGTEKVRLHPGESVVVLGAGPIGLLFIQVFRAAGAGRIIVSEVAEVRAEAAKRSGADLVIDPRSTDVKARVMAETGIGADVVVDAVGALLPAALDLVRRGGKVLLFGMNQSVAPPVAQYYITRHEVAVLGTYIAKYTFPPAIKVLESGAINTDALITHRVGVANIIEGFEAMRSGKAVKVVVTPD; via the coding sequence ATGGAGGACAAGACCATGCTGGCAGCGGTCTTCGAAGGCGACGGCAAGCTCGCCGTCAGAGAGGTTCCAGTGCCGACGATTCGCAAGGATGACGAGGTCCTTCTCAGAGTCGACGCGGCGAGCATCTGCGGCACCGACGTGCACATCCTGGAGGTTCCGCCGGGCCACCCGGCCACGCCCGGCTCCATCCTCGGCCACGAATACGTTGGGACCGTCCTCGAGGTGGGCACGGGAGTCGCGGGCTTGCGCGAAGGCGACAGGGTCGTGGTCGATCCCAACCTCACGTGCGGCAGGTGCCGCTATTGCCGCATGGGAATGCCTAACATGTGTGAGAACATGACCACGCTCGGAATCTTCATGGATGGCGGGTTCGCCACTTACAACGTAGCGCCCGCGCAGGCCCTCCACAAGATCTCGAAAGCCGTTCCGCCCGACGCGGCGGTGTTTGCGGAGCCCCTCTCTTGCGTGGTCAACGGCACCGAGAAAGTGCGGCTGCACCCTGGCGAGTCTGTGGTGGTGCTTGGAGCGGGGCCGATCGGGCTTCTGTTCATACAGGTATTCCGGGCTGCTGGCGCGGGCAGGATCATCGTTTCCGAAGTGGCTGAGGTGAGAGCTGAGGCTGCCAAGAGAAGCGGCGCCGACCTCGTAATAGATCCGCGCAGCACCGACGTCAAGGCGAGGGTAATGGCCGAGACAGGTATCGGCGCGGACGTCGTGGTGGATGCCGTGGGCGCTCTGCTGCCGGCGGCGCTGGATCTCGTGAGGCGCGGAGGCAAGGTGCTCCTCTTTGGGATGAACCAGTCTGTGGCGCCCCCGGTGGCCCAGTACTACATCACTCGCCACGAGGTCGCCGTGCTCGGCACCTACATAGCGAAGTACACGTTCCCGCCCGCCATCAAAGTCCTCGAGAGCGGGGCCATCAATACTGACGCCCTCATAACGCATCGGGTGGGCGTCGCCAACATAATCGAGGGCTTCGAGGCGATGAGGTCCGGGAAGGCCGTGAAGGTAGTCGTTACGCCCGATTAG
- a CDS encoding creatininase family protein, translating to MGKWELPPKKGHMDEPSGVYLQNMTMSQIQERLKKDDILIVPVGSTENHGPNACIGEDTFLVTRMAEAVALRTGCTVAQPVWYGSHPFHHMGMPGTVIVPEEIFCGLLKSMMAGFWNMGFRKMILLNGHGQEYVIPTAIHQFGKTYQVPAVIINVNWYHAVQDHFRLKGQGGVYETPFIHADEVETSWSLALFPELMDQSKAVDTTPRGYLPEGHVDKAGNLLHRPIAWYGHIGCGPAEYAATPEGCVGKSTLADPEKAKPGVEAFLDYMVKLHDDILKAFPPGKLPPIEEMSQRRREDIESVLKGPLAPGGRSIYSLVYPPA from the coding sequence ATGGGCAAATGGGAACTGCCTCCGAAGAAGGGGCACATGGACGAACCGTCGGGTGTGTACCTGCAGAACATGACGATGAGCCAGATCCAGGAGCGTCTGAAGAAAGACGACATCCTCATCGTTCCCGTGGGATCCACTGAAAACCACGGGCCCAACGCGTGCATCGGCGAGGATACCTTCCTCGTGACGAGGATGGCCGAGGCCGTCGCTCTCAGGACCGGCTGCACCGTGGCTCAGCCGGTCTGGTATGGTTCCCACCCGTTCCACCACATGGGTATGCCCGGCACCGTGATAGTGCCAGAGGAGATATTCTGTGGCCTCCTCAAGTCGATGATGGCCGGGTTCTGGAACATGGGGTTCCGCAAGATGATACTCCTCAACGGGCACGGCCAAGAGTACGTCATCCCCACGGCGATACACCAGTTCGGGAAGACGTACCAGGTGCCGGCGGTCATAATCAACGTCAACTGGTACCACGCCGTGCAGGACCATTTCAGGCTGAAAGGACAGGGCGGCGTGTACGAGACTCCTTTCATCCACGCGGACGAGGTGGAGACGTCATGGAGCCTCGCGCTCTTCCCCGAGCTCATGGATCAATCGAAGGCGGTGGACACGACGCCCAGGGGCTACCTGCCCGAAGGGCACGTGGACAAGGCGGGCAACCTGCTTCACAGGCCGATAGCCTGGTACGGGCACATAGGGTGCGGCCCCGCGGAGTACGCAGCCACGCCCGAAGGGTGCGTAGGCAAGTCCACTCTCGCCGACCCGGAGAAGGCGAAGCCGGGCGTCGAAGCCTTCCTCGACTATATGGTGAAGCTGCACGATGACATCCTCAAGGCGTTCCCACCCGGGAAACTCCCGCCCATCGAGGAGATGAGCCAGCGGCGCCGCGAGGACATCGAATCCGTCCTGAAAGGACCTCTTGCGCCGGGCGGGCGGAGCATCTACTCCCTGGTGTATCCGCCGGCGTGA